In a single window of the Acidobacteriota bacterium genome:
- a CDS encoding aminomethyl-transferring glycine dehydrogenase subunit GcvPA has product MRYLPKSPSERQEMLASIGVASVEELFAGIPASARLKRPLAMDTGKSEVEVLRYFRERATENAREFTSFLGAGVYDHFRPAVVDALISRSEFFTAYTPYQPEISQGTLQAIFEFQTLICQLTGMDVSNASLYDGSTALPEAAMMAIRLTNRKRVLVARSVHPEYRQVLATYLQHQGIQIDEIGYTPSGQVDAKSIAAKLGSDVATVIVQSPNFFGVVEEVAAIAPLAHDAGALQVVMIAEPLSLGIVRPPAEADIVAGEGQSFGVAPSYGGPFVGFIATREKFVRNMPGRLVGQTVDSSGERGFCLTLATREQHIRREKATSNICTNQALCALMATIFLSLHGKQGLRDLALQNLSKAGYAAERFRKAGARVRFTGPFFNEMVVTGLPSRPGALNVNDRLAAQKIIGGFDLGRYYPELAGDQLLCFTETPTREKIDQLVETLAG; this is encoded by the coding sequence ATGAGATATCTCCCCAAATCGCCCTCCGAACGGCAGGAAATGCTCGCCTCCATCGGCGTTGCATCCGTTGAGGAATTGTTCGCGGGCATCCCGGCGTCGGCGCGACTGAAGCGGCCGCTGGCGATGGACACCGGCAAGTCGGAAGTGGAAGTCCTGCGCTACTTCCGCGAGCGCGCCACCGAAAATGCCCGCGAGTTCACCAGCTTCCTCGGCGCGGGCGTCTACGACCATTTCCGTCCCGCCGTGGTGGACGCGCTGATTTCGCGCAGCGAGTTCTTCACCGCCTACACGCCCTATCAGCCGGAGATCAGCCAGGGAACGCTACAGGCCATCTTCGAATTTCAGACGCTCATCTGCCAGCTTACCGGCATGGATGTCTCGAACGCCTCGCTCTATGACGGCTCGACCGCTCTGCCCGAAGCCGCCATGATGGCCATTCGCCTGACTAACCGCAAACGCGTGCTGGTGGCGCGTTCCGTGCATCCTGAGTACCGGCAGGTGCTGGCCACTTATCTCCAGCATCAGGGTATTCAGATTGATGAGATCGGCTACACGCCATCCGGCCAGGTGGACGCAAAGTCGATTGCTGCAAAATTGGGCAGCGATGTTGCGACGGTAATTGTGCAGTCTCCCAACTTTTTCGGCGTGGTCGAGGAAGTCGCCGCCATCGCGCCGCTCGCGCATGACGCCGGCGCGCTGCAAGTGGTGATGATCGCCGAGCCGCTCTCGCTGGGCATCGTGCGTCCGCCCGCCGAGGCCGACATCGTGGCGGGCGAGGGACAGAGCTTCGGCGTCGCGCCCAGCTACGGCGGACCGTTCGTGGGCTTCATCGCCACGCGCGAAAAGTTTGTCCGCAACATGCCGGGGCGGTTGGTGGGCCAGACCGTGGACTCGAGCGGCGAGCGCGGTTTTTGCCTGACGCTGGCCACCCGCGAACAGCACATCCGCCGCGAGAAGGCGACATCGAACATATGCACCAACCAGGCGCTCTGCGCGCTGATGGCAACTATTTTCCTGTCTCTGCACGGCAAGCAGGGGCTGCGCGATCTGGCGCTGCAAAATCTATCCAAGGCCGGCTACGCCGCCGAGCGCTTCCGCAAAGCCGGCGCGCGCGTGCGCTTCACCGGCCCGTTCTTCAACGAGATGGTGGTTACCGGCTTGCCGTCGCGGCCCGGCGCCTTGAATGTAAACGACCGCCTCGCCGCGCAGAAGATCATCGGCGGATTCGATCTGGGACGTTACTACCCGGAGCTGGCCGGCGATCAGTTGTTGTGCTTCACCGAGACGCCCACACGCGAGAAGATCGATCAACTGGTGGAGACGCTGGCGGGCTAG
- a CDS encoding glycine dehydrogenase subunit 2 — protein MSNQDIKKAKRHLTQNEGLIFEGSSPGKAGVEMPPLDVPALDPAAALGAQLVRDEIAGFPEVSEMEVVRHFTRLSTWNYGVDLGAYLLGSCTMKYNPKINEVVARLEGIGNAHPYQPENLSQGALRIMKHLADALLEIVGMDAITLQPAAGAHGEMTGLLLVRAYLESKGNPRRKVLVPDSAHGTNPASAYQVGYQTQNLPSNARGTVDLAVLDRMMNEDVAALMLTNPNTLGVFDDQIVEIAEIVHSRGGLIYMDGANLNALLGVSRPGDFGIDVLHLNLHKTFSTPHGGGGPGAGPVAVKKHLEPFLPIPRVRENSDGTLALDFDQPKTVGRVRAFYGNYGMLVRALAFILANGSDGLRQVTDDAVLNSRYVRKGLEDYYELPYPAPTLHECVFSDKRQLKNGVRTGDIAKRLIDYGFHPYTVSFPLIVPGALMIEPTESESKQELDLLIDALQCIAREAETEPETVLNAPHTTRVGRMDEVQAARKPILRWRS, from the coding sequence ATGAGCAATCAAGACATTAAAAAAGCGAAGCGCCACCTCACGCAGAACGAGGGGCTGATCTTCGAGGGCAGCTCGCCGGGCAAGGCCGGCGTGGAGATGCCGCCGCTCGATGTGCCCGCGCTTGATCCCGCCGCCGCGCTGGGCGCGCAACTGGTGCGCGACGAAATTGCAGGCTTCCCCGAGGTCAGCGAGATGGAAGTGGTGCGCCACTTCACGCGCCTGTCGACTTGGAATTACGGCGTTGATCTAGGCGCGTATCTGCTCGGCTCCTGCACCATGAAGTACAACCCGAAGATCAACGAAGTGGTGGCGCGCCTGGAAGGCATCGGCAACGCGCATCCCTATCAGCCGGAGAATCTTTCGCAGGGCGCGCTGCGCATCATGAAGCACCTCGCCGACGCGCTGCTCGAAATCGTGGGCATGGACGCCATCACGCTGCAACCCGCCGCCGGCGCGCATGGCGAGATGACCGGCCTGCTGCTGGTCCGCGCGTATCTGGAGTCAAAGGGCAATCCGCGCCGCAAGGTTCTGGTGCCCGACTCCGCGCACGGGACCAACCCGGCCTCAGCCTATCAGGTCGGCTATCAGACGCAGAACCTGCCGTCGAACGCGCGCGGCACAGTGGATCTCGCGGTCCTCGACAGGATGATGAACGAGGATGTGGCCGCGCTGATGCTGACCAACCCCAATACGCTCGGCGTCTTCGACGACCAGATTGTGGAGATTGCCGAGATCGTGCATTCGCGTGGCGGGCTGATCTACATGGACGGCGCGAACCTGAACGCGCTGCTCGGCGTCAGCCGCCCCGGCGACTTCGGCATCGACGTGCTGCACTTGAACCTGCACAAAACTTTCTCGACGCCCCACGGCGGCGGCGGGCCGGGCGCGGGTCCGGTGGCTGTGAAGAAGCATCTTGAACCGTTCCTGCCCATCCCGCGCGTGCGCGAAAACTCCGACGGCACGCTCGCGCTCGACTTCGATCAGCCGAAGACCGTGGGCCGCGTCCGCGCGTTTTACGGCAACTACGGGATGCTGGTGCGCGCGCTGGCGTTCATCCTCGCGAACGGCTCGGACGGCCTGCGGCAAGTTACCGACGACGCCGTGCTCAACTCGCGCTACGTCCGCAAGGGCCTCGAGGATTATTACGAGCTGCCTTATCCCGCGCCCACGCTGCACGAGTGCGTCTTCAGCGACAAGCGCCAGTTGAAAAACGGCGTGCGCACCGGCGACATCGCCAAGCGCCTGATCGACTACGGCTTCCACCCTTACACGGTCAGCTTCCCCCTGATCGTCCCCGGCGCGCTGATGATCGAGCCGACGGAGAGCGAGAGCAAGCAGGAACTTGACCTGCTGATCGACGCGCTGCAATGCATCGCCCGCGAAGCCGAGACCGAACCTGAGACTGTGCTCAACGCCCCGCACACCACCCGCGTCGGCCGCATGGACGAAGTGCAGGCCGCCCGCAAGCCCATCCTCCGCTGGCGGTCGTAA
- a CDS encoding DUF4159 domain-containing protein encodes MRRLSSRFALLMVLALATGSYLYSQSFVRGYDRLMADLESKRQPPTDTEFVFARVRFTSNGPGRGPQYDHRTPGWSHDYPSSEEHILQIASEVTGMNVRKESHVIVDLDSEELFRYPFAYFSEVGEMTLTEKETANLREYLDRGGFVVLDDFDNPSLDWFANEMQKVYPEREFTKITDGHPMFRTFYEINDINIDPPYEQPGQPGFYGYYDRRGRLLMVGNANNDFGDYWEWIDQPQYPLPPGTAALRFGVNYLMYSLTH; translated from the coding sequence TTGCGACGATTATCGAGCCGATTCGCGCTGCTGATGGTGCTGGCACTGGCGACCGGAAGCTACCTCTATTCCCAGTCCTTCGTGCGCGGCTATGACCGGCTGATGGCTGATCTCGAATCGAAGCGCCAGCCGCCCACCGACACCGAGTTTGTCTTCGCGCGCGTGCGCTTCACCAGCAACGGGCCGGGACGCGGGCCGCAGTATGACCACCGCACGCCGGGCTGGTCGCATGACTATCCCAGCTCGGAGGAGCACATCCTGCAGATCGCCAGCGAGGTTACCGGCATGAACGTGCGTAAGGAGTCGCACGTCATCGTCGATCTCGACAGCGAGGAATTGTTCCGCTACCCGTTCGCGTATTTCAGCGAAGTCGGCGAAATGACGCTTACTGAAAAAGAAACCGCCAACCTGCGCGAGTATCTCGACCGCGGCGGCTTCGTGGTACTCGACGACTTCGACAATCCTAGCCTGGACTGGTTCGCCAACGAAATGCAGAAGGTCTATCCAGAGCGCGAGTTCACCAAGATCACCGACGGTCATCCGATGTTTCGCACCTTCTACGAGATCAACGACATCAACATCGATCCACCCTACGAGCAGCCCGGCCAGCCCGGCTTCTACGGCTACTACGACCGGCGCGGTCGCCTGCTGATGGTGGGCAACGCCAACAACGATTTCGGCGACTACTGGGAGTGGATCGACCAGCCGCAATACCCCCTGCCGCCGGGCACCGCCGCGCTGCGCTTCGGCGTGAACTACCTGATGTACTCGCTCACTCACTAA